A portion of the Paenibacillus marchantiae genome contains these proteins:
- the thiO gene encoding glycine oxidase ThiO, producing the protein MREEARSRSRNRSGYHPGIVSESKVGAEVGGKLHAETIIVGGGVIGCAIACELATRGHDVLLVERARIAGGTSCAAAGMLAADSEEFTHAVMAKLVRQSRALLHEQKERISSLSGVEMGLQQHGFITPFRSYSEVSSYKNDRRSSTLSTEHIWWDRIAVQQEASWLNRDTYGAFYRPSESEVLPVNLTQAYVRSAQAMGARVMEGVQDVRLHTNVNGVQGIETSIGTMTSRNVIIATGLHGEELMRHVGLKSPVLPVKGEIAAVQFSPHHAGYRPDKTVYAEDIYIVPKANGEVWIGATSLPGRTDMKVSVQGIQKLLAAATNWVPGMKEAHFIRAWAGVRPSTPDGLPYVGACDSVPGLFAAFGHYRNGILLSAITASLMADLICGKTSEELGIQDLCPERLNIKEMLQ; encoded by the coding sequence TTGAGAGAGGAAGCAAGAAGTCGAAGCAGGAATCGTTCAGGCTATCATCCAGGAATCGTTTCGGAAAGTAAAGTTGGAGCGGAAGTTGGAGGCAAGCTTCATGCAGAAACCATTATTGTAGGTGGAGGAGTTATCGGATGTGCCATCGCATGTGAACTCGCTACTCGAGGCCATGACGTTCTTCTGGTTGAGCGGGCGCGGATCGCTGGGGGAACTTCCTGTGCAGCCGCAGGCATGCTTGCTGCTGATAGTGAGGAATTCACTCATGCTGTAATGGCAAAGCTTGTAAGGCAGAGCAGAGCTTTGCTTCATGAGCAGAAGGAACGGATCAGTTCGCTTAGCGGAGTGGAAATGGGGCTGCAACAGCATGGATTTATTACTCCTTTTCGTTCATACAGTGAGGTCAGCAGTTACAAGAATGATCGTAGATCGTCTACCTTATCTACAGAACATATTTGGTGGGATCGTATTGCTGTCCAACAGGAAGCTTCATGGTTAAACAGGGATACGTATGGAGCATTTTACAGACCTTCCGAGAGCGAGGTTCTTCCTGTCAACTTAACGCAGGCTTATGTCAGATCGGCTCAAGCCATGGGTGCAAGGGTGATGGAAGGGGTACAGGATGTCCGTTTGCATACGAATGTAAACGGTGTGCAAGGAATCGAGACTTCAATAGGAACGATGACATCGAGAAATGTCATTATTGCTACAGGGTTACATGGTGAAGAATTGATGAGACATGTAGGTCTGAAATCGCCTGTTTTACCAGTAAAGGGGGAGATTGCAGCCGTGCAGTTTTCTCCCCACCATGCCGGGTACAGGCCAGACAAAACGGTGTATGCAGAGGATATATATATTGTTCCCAAAGCCAATGGAGAAGTATGGATCGGTGCAACAAGCCTTCCTGGAAGAACAGACATGAAAGTTTCGGTACAAGGCATTCAGAAGCTGCTTGCAGCTGCAACAAACTGGGTACCTGGCATGAAGGAAGCACATTTTATCCGAGCGTGGGCTGGTGTCCGTCCTTCGACTCCGGATGGATTGCCCTATGTGGGGGCTTGTGATAGTGTACCGGGTTTATTCGCTGCTTTTGGACATTATCGTAACGGCATATTGCTTAGTGCAATTACAGCCAGCCTTATGGCTGACTTGATTTGTGGCAAAACCTCGGAAGAACTGGGGATTCAGGACCTTTGTCCAGAACGTTTGAACATAAAGGAGATGTTGCAGTGA
- a CDS encoding C40 family peptidase has translation MKTNIFVQKAVTVGLCATLGFGAVLMTNAPVAQAASASVSTGQQIVNYGKTFTGTPYKFGASTSTTKNFDCSSFMKYIFKKYGVDLPRTSVKQSQEGVAVSKANLQVGDLVFFSSGSRSTGSNITHVGVYAGDGKVLHTYGSPGVTLSDLNSGNWKKTYIKARRVL, from the coding sequence ATGAAAACAAACATCTTTGTCCAAAAGGCCGTAACCGTCGGGTTGTGCGCTACACTAGGTTTTGGAGCTGTATTAATGACTAATGCACCTGTCGCACAGGCAGCAAGCGCTTCTGTATCCACAGGACAACAAATCGTGAATTATGGTAAAACCTTTACAGGAACTCCATATAAATTTGGTGCGTCAACTTCTACAACTAAAAATTTTGACTGCTCTTCTTTTATGAAATACATCTTCAAAAAGTATGGTGTAGACCTGCCACGTACATCCGTTAAGCAATCCCAAGAAGGTGTAGCTGTTTCCAAAGCTAATCTGCAAGTGGGAGATCTCGTCTTCTTCTCCAGCGGTAGTCGCTCTACAGGCTCCAATATTACTCACGTAGGCGTATATGCAGGCGACGGAAAAGTTCTGCACACGTACGGATCACCAGGTGTAACTCTCTCCGACTTGAACTCGGGGAACTGGAAAAAAACATATATTAAAGCTCGCCGCGTACTGTAG
- a CDS encoding trimeric intracellular cation channel family protein produces the protein MHIFEVFSIIGTIAFAMSGAFVAMEEEYDILGVLVLGLVTAFGGGVIRNVLIGVPVTMLWSQGMLIMLALISVAIAFVLPLKWIGHWKRTEALFDAIGLAAFAIQGALYAANMGHPISAVIVAAVMTGIGGGIIRDLLAGRKPLVLRDEIYAVWAITAGFAIGMGWFTTNVGLLICFAAVVFFRMCSVHYKWKLPRRSLVQTESVKPQTAPAPLNRTLSKGE, from the coding sequence TTGCACATTTTTGAAGTATTCAGCATTATAGGTACCATTGCATTTGCAATGTCCGGAGCTTTCGTGGCAATGGAAGAGGAATATGATATTTTAGGTGTGCTGGTACTGGGACTCGTGACCGCATTTGGAGGCGGAGTCATTCGTAATGTTCTCATTGGTGTACCCGTAACGATGCTGTGGAGCCAGGGAATGCTGATTATGCTCGCCCTTATATCTGTAGCGATTGCTTTCGTACTACCTCTTAAGTGGATTGGTCACTGGAAGCGGACAGAAGCGCTGTTCGATGCGATTGGACTTGCAGCATTTGCGATTCAAGGGGCGTTATACGCAGCCAATATGGGACATCCCATTAGTGCGGTTATTGTAGCCGCAGTGATGACCGGTATAGGCGGAGGAATCATTCGTGATCTGCTGGCTGGCAGGAAGCCATTGGTACTGCGTGATGAAATTTATGCCGTGTGGGCAATAACAGCTGGTTTTGCCATAGGTATGGGATGGTTCACAACCAACGTTGGGCTGTTAATATGTTTCGCCGCAGTTGTGTTCTTCCGAATGTGTTCTGTTCATTATAAATGGAAGCTGCCTCGTCGTTCTCTGGTACAAACGGAGAGTGTGAAACCTCAGACAGCACCAGCGCCACTTAACCGCACCTTGAGTAAGGGGGAATAA
- the thiS gene encoding sulfur carrier protein ThiS, translating into MNIIVNGQTMQIEDSLNRVDKLLHSFNLQVKTVVVELNRQILTREYHETTALRDGDRIEIVHFVGGG; encoded by the coding sequence GTGAACATCATTGTCAACGGACAAACCATGCAAATTGAAGATAGCTTAAATCGTGTAGATAAATTGCTCCATTCATTTAATTTGCAAGTAAAAACCGTCGTGGTTGAATTGAATCGGCAAATTTTAACGCGGGAATATCATGAAACGACGGCGTTAAGAGACGGAGACCGAATTGAAATTGTACATTTTGTGGGAGGCGGTTGA
- a CDS encoding ABC-F family ATP-binding cassette domain-containing protein, with protein MSLLSVENVSHNFGDRTLFKNVSFRLLAGERVGLVGANGVGKSTLMNILTGKLLKDEGKVEWTPKVRYGYLDQHTKLTPGKTIRDVLKDAFLPLLELEKEMMSITDQMADADPDKLELLLEEMGDIQEQLEQGDFYLIDVKVEEMANGLGLSAIGLDRDVAALSGGQRTKVLLAKLLLEKPTALLLDEPTNYLDVEHIEWLTRYLKDYPYAFILISHDTEFMNEVVNVIYHLEFAKLTRYAANYNKFLEMADMNKAQHIDAYEKQQEFIKKQEDFIQRNKARASTSGRAKSREKQLGKIERIDRPDEAAKPTFKFKDARASSKTVFEGIDFEIGYSYALLPKMTMTIERGEKIAIVGCNGVGKSTLLKTILGKIPPISGKTFLGDYLETAYFEQEVRAGNITPIEDVWNEFSHLTQNEVRGHLARCGLKNEHITRPLNALSGGEQAKVRLCKLLMRESNWILFDEPTNHLDVTAKAELKRALQEFKGTVLLVSHEPEFYEGWVTKTWDVEAWSDKQ; from the coding sequence ATGAGTTTATTGTCAGTAGAGAACGTGAGTCACAATTTTGGAGACCGCACGTTATTTAAAAATGTATCTTTTCGTTTACTTGCCGGAGAGCGTGTAGGTCTTGTTGGTGCAAATGGTGTGGGTAAGTCCACACTGATGAACATTCTTACCGGGAAATTGTTAAAGGACGAAGGGAAGGTCGAATGGACCCCCAAAGTTCGTTATGGATATCTGGATCAGCATACCAAGCTCACGCCTGGAAAAACGATTCGTGATGTGCTTAAGGATGCGTTCCTGCCCTTGCTTGAGTTGGAAAAAGAAATGATGTCTATTACGGATCAGATGGCAGACGCCGATCCGGACAAGCTCGAATTGTTGCTGGAAGAAATGGGTGACATTCAAGAGCAACTGGAGCAAGGTGATTTTTATCTGATTGATGTGAAAGTGGAAGAGATGGCAAATGGACTGGGCTTGTCCGCCATCGGCCTAGATCGTGACGTGGCCGCGCTTAGTGGTGGTCAACGTACGAAGGTATTGCTTGCCAAGCTCTTACTGGAGAAACCAACTGCACTTCTGTTGGATGAGCCGACGAACTATCTCGATGTGGAACACATCGAATGGCTGACGCGTTACCTGAAGGATTACCCGTATGCGTTTATTCTGATTTCGCATGATACAGAGTTTATGAATGAGGTCGTTAACGTTATTTATCATCTGGAATTTGCCAAGTTGACGCGTTATGCAGCGAACTATAACAAATTCCTTGAAATGGCCGACATGAATAAGGCGCAACATATTGATGCTTATGAGAAACAGCAGGAGTTTATCAAGAAGCAGGAAGATTTCATTCAGCGGAACAAAGCCCGCGCTTCCACTTCAGGTCGTGCCAAGAGCCGTGAGAAGCAGCTCGGCAAGATTGAACGGATTGATCGTCCAGACGAAGCAGCCAAACCCACATTCAAATTCAAGGATGCCCGGGCGAGTAGTAAAACCGTCTTTGAGGGTATTGATTTTGAAATCGGATATTCATATGCATTATTGCCTAAAATGACGATGACGATTGAGCGTGGCGAGAAAATTGCCATTGTTGGATGTAACGGTGTAGGTAAATCCACACTGCTCAAGACGATCTTGGGGAAAATCCCACCAATTAGCGGTAAGACTTTCTTGGGGGACTATCTGGAAACAGCCTATTTCGAACAGGAAGTACGTGCAGGTAATATTACCCCGATCGAAGATGTGTGGAATGAGTTTTCTCATCTGACACAGAATGAAGTCCGGGGCCATCTCGCACGTTGTGGATTAAAAAATGAGCATATCACCCGCCCGCTTAACGCGCTTAGTGGTGGTGAACAAGCCAAGGTTCGTTTATGTAAGCTTCTGATGCGTGAAAGTAACTGGATTTTGTTCGATGAGCCCACAAACCATTTGGATGTAACCGCAAAAGCAGAGCTGAAACGTGCCCTGCAGGAATTCAAGGGTACCGTGCTGCTCGTATCCCATGAACCTGAATTTTATGAAGGTTGGGTAACCAAAACGTGGGATGTTGAAGCTTGGTCCGACAAACAATAG
- a CDS encoding winged helix-turn-helix domain-containing protein, giving the protein MKTSILLVGRGDLVSFIQGILCAEGYQVEQMEWTDLNRISELTLTNLNMIILMNEGCHEDTLKNGLESFVHVGVTSPLLVITPKISPELIVELLDYGANDVMEAPIHGNVMMARIRNLLRVFSHASQEDEEVIVVHDLKVNLRSRRVSRAGEYLVLTPKEYELLEFLARHVNEACPRSVILREVWGYDFAMDTNVVDVYIKHLRVKVDKGRSVKLIHTVRGIGYMLHTQ; this is encoded by the coding sequence ATGAAAACATCCATATTACTGGTTGGCAGGGGCGATCTGGTTTCTTTTATTCAAGGCATACTGTGTGCAGAAGGGTACCAAGTCGAGCAAATGGAATGGACAGATCTGAACCGTATTTCTGAACTAACACTCACGAATCTTAATATGATCATATTAATGAATGAAGGATGTCATGAAGATACCCTGAAAAATGGACTAGAGTCTTTTGTGCACGTAGGTGTCACCTCCCCATTACTTGTGATAACTCCCAAGATATCGCCTGAATTGATTGTGGAATTACTCGATTACGGCGCTAATGATGTGATGGAAGCACCTATTCACGGTAATGTGATGATGGCCAGAATACGGAATCTTTTACGTGTGTTCTCGCATGCTTCACAGGAAGATGAAGAAGTCATTGTTGTACATGACCTCAAGGTCAATCTGCGTTCACGTCGTGTAAGTCGTGCAGGCGAATATCTGGTATTAACTCCAAAAGAATACGAATTGCTGGAATTTTTGGCTCGTCATGTGAATGAGGCGTGTCCCCGGAGCGTTATTTTAAGGGAAGTATGGGGGTATGATTTTGCAATGGATACCAATGTGGTGGATGTATATATCAAACATTTACGAGTGAAGGTGGATAAGGGGAGGAGTGTCAAATTAATTCATACCGTTCGTGGCATCGGTTATATGCTTCATACCCAATAA
- a CDS encoding thiazole synthase has product MLRIGNYTFESRLLLGTGKFSDLEVQSQAVEASGTEVLTFAVRRLNLEDRNKQHFLDTLDLKRYTLLPNTAGAATAEEAVRIAELARASGLCDMIKVEVIGDGITLLPDPIETYKACEILLEKGFTVLPYISDDVILAKRLQLLGVHAVMPGASPIGAGRGIINPYNLEIIIEQAVVPVIVDAGLRAPKDAAHAMELGADGVLLNTAVSGSGDPVKMAKAMRMGVEAGRLAYEAGMIPVKRYAAASSPAEGMVHT; this is encoded by the coding sequence ATGTTGAGGATTGGAAATTATACGTTTGAGTCTAGATTGCTGCTGGGTACAGGCAAATTTTCGGACTTGGAAGTGCAGAGCCAGGCGGTTGAAGCCTCCGGTACGGAAGTATTAACGTTCGCGGTTCGGCGTTTGAATCTGGAAGATCGGAACAAACAGCACTTTCTGGACACACTGGACTTGAAAAGGTATACCCTACTTCCGAATACAGCGGGTGCTGCAACAGCAGAGGAAGCTGTGCGAATCGCTGAACTAGCTCGGGCTTCAGGACTTTGTGATATGATAAAAGTAGAAGTTATCGGCGACGGAATCACATTACTTCCTGACCCAATTGAAACCTATAAAGCTTGCGAGATCTTGCTTGAAAAGGGCTTTACAGTACTGCCTTATATCTCAGACGATGTTATTCTGGCCAAGCGATTGCAACTACTCGGCGTACATGCTGTTATGCCTGGGGCTTCACCGATAGGGGCGGGGAGAGGAATTATTAATCCCTATAATCTGGAGATTATTATTGAACAAGCCGTCGTTCCTGTTATTGTGGATGCAGGACTTCGAGCACCTAAAGATGCTGCTCATGCGATGGAGCTGGGAGCTGACGGTGTATTGTTGAATACGGCTGTCTCCGGGTCCGGAGATCCGGTGAAGATGGCGAAGGCAATGCGAATGGGGGTTGAAGCAGGCAGACTGGCTTATGAGGCAGGCATGATTCCCGTTAAGCGCTATGCAGCAGCGAGTAGTCCGGCGGAAGGAATGGTTCATACATGA
- a CDS encoding thiamine diphosphokinase: MTKKRIVIFTGGNLSPQFLKEIGKDDIIIAADRGALFLIEHGIQPHIAVGDFDSITEQEREKVRDNSERIITCDPVHKDLTDTEMAFETALDLEPTDILMLGATGTRMDHTLANVHIMVRAMQHHISCTLQDEHNYMMLTTSEAFVEDRGYEYISLLPLTNEVTGITLEGFMYPLDQATIRMGQSLGISNKLLGKSGTVSIDSGLLLIIQSKD, from the coding sequence ATGACTAAGAAACGAATTGTTATTTTTACGGGGGGAAACCTCTCTCCTCAATTTCTAAAAGAAATCGGTAAGGATGACATCATTATCGCAGCTGATCGTGGGGCGTTGTTCTTAATAGAACATGGGATTCAACCACATATCGCAGTAGGTGATTTTGATTCCATTACCGAACAGGAACGGGAGAAGGTACGAGATAACAGCGAACGGATAATCACCTGTGATCCTGTGCATAAGGATTTGACCGATACCGAGATGGCATTTGAAACAGCATTGGATCTTGAGCCTACTGACATTCTTATGTTGGGCGCAACGGGCACACGCATGGATCATACACTGGCTAACGTACATATTATGGTCCGCGCTATGCAGCATCATATTTCCTGTACTCTGCAGGATGAACACAATTATATGATGCTAACGACCTCCGAAGCTTTTGTGGAAGACCGCGGATATGAGTACATCTCCCTGCTCCCACTTACTAATGAAGTAACAGGTATCACACTGGAAGGTTTCATGTACCCGCTAGATCAAGCTACTATACGCATGGGACAATCTTTGGGGATTAGCAACAAACTGCTCGGAAAGTCTGGCACCGTCTCTATTGATAGTGGGTTATTACTCATTATTCAGAGCAAAGATTAA
- a CDS encoding thiamine phosphate synthase: protein MDSFLNIAKGIWRWVDYIHIREKKLTLEEQMYWAQGLKTQGVPSVRIIMNGSDQLDQYASIGGVHWGQAVTRSYDKDELRRVDRLRVGISVHSLEEAKVAEEQGADYLFYGHVYASNSKPNCEPRGLSALAEVCSNVSIPVIAIGGISPENIAAIRTAGARGAAVISTIWTTDKPEVAAASLRQAITDSDKYAEPRR, encoded by the coding sequence TTGGACTCTTTTCTGAATATTGCTAAGGGTATATGGCGGTGGGTCGATTATATCCACATTCGGGAAAAAAAGCTGACCCTTGAAGAACAGATGTATTGGGCGCAAGGTCTAAAAACACAAGGTGTTCCATCTGTCCGAATCATTATGAATGGCTCAGATCAGCTGGATCAATATGCTTCAATTGGTGGTGTGCATTGGGGTCAAGCAGTTACTCGCAGCTATGATAAGGATGAGTTGAGGAGAGTCGATCGGCTGCGCGTAGGCATATCGGTTCATTCTCTGGAAGAAGCAAAAGTTGCAGAAGAACAGGGAGCGGATTATCTCTTTTATGGGCATGTCTATGCTTCAAATAGTAAACCGAATTGCGAACCCAGAGGGCTAAGTGCGTTAGCTGAGGTATGCTCTAATGTTTCGATTCCCGTGATCGCGATTGGCGGGATTAGTCCTGAGAATATTGCTGCCATTCGAACTGCTGGTGCTAGAGGAGCCGCTGTAATTTCAACGATTTGGACGACCGATAAGCCGGAAGTAGCTGCCGCTTCATTGCGACAGGCGATCACGGATTCAGACAAGTACGCCGAACCAAGGAGATGA
- a CDS encoding low molecular weight protein-tyrosine-phosphatase — translation MINVLFVCLGNICRSPMAEAVLRHKVSERGLDQQISVDSAGTGDWHVGKPPHEGTRSLLDSYQISYANMAARQFASADFTHFDYIICMDDSNAANVRSVTGGEDAEIIKMMDLLPNETLREVPDPYYTGNFEEVYRLVDAGCDVLMDRIEKEHSLI, via the coding sequence ATGATTAACGTTTTGTTTGTATGTTTAGGCAACATATGCCGCTCACCAATGGCTGAGGCTGTCCTCCGTCATAAAGTGAGTGAAAGAGGACTTGATCAGCAGATTTCAGTGGACTCAGCAGGTACAGGAGACTGGCATGTTGGAAAACCTCCGCATGAGGGGACACGATCATTGCTGGATTCATATCAAATTTCTTATGCCAACATGGCGGCAAGACAATTTGCGAGTGCGGACTTCACACATTTTGATTACATTATATGCATGGATGATTCCAACGCAGCTAACGTAAGAAGTGTAACAGGTGGTGAGGATGCGGAAATTATCAAGATGATGGATCTGCTGCCGAACGAGACGCTCCGTGAAGTACCCGACCCGTATTATACGGGGAATTTTGAAGAAGTATACAGGCTGGTTGATGCAGGCTGCGACGTGTTGATGGATCGGATTGAAAAGGAACATTCTTTGATATAA
- a CDS encoding MoeB/ThiF family adenylyltransferase, with amino-acid sequence MTNQTRSSEQGDRYSRQERYAPIGKEGQHRLNNSKVLIVGAGALGTGIAETLVRSGIGHITIADRDYVEWSNLQRQQLYIEQDAIQRMPKAMAAKKRLSDINSNVEVVGKVMDVRVDELEELVQNADLIMDATDNFDTRLLINDMSQKYRIPWIYGGCVGSYGITYTFLPGETPCLNCLLGEVPLGGDTCDTSGIIPQAVQMVTANQTAEAMKLLSGNSGALRRKLLSFDVWRNEYISINVDGARKEDCPSCGVKSNYPYLSASNLEKTDVLCGRDTVQIRPSRRMNLDLQHTADRLGKLDEGKVEVNPFLVSFTTGAHRMVIFQDGRVLVHGTKDTAEARTLVHRYFG; translated from the coding sequence ATGACTAATCAGACACGATCTTCTGAACAGGGAGACCGCTATTCCAGACAGGAACGGTATGCACCTATCGGTAAGGAAGGTCAGCATAGATTGAATAACAGCAAAGTATTAATTGTTGGAGCGGGCGCGCTTGGTACGGGTATTGCGGAAACATTGGTACGTTCAGGAATTGGCCATATTACTATTGCAGATCGTGACTATGTGGAGTGGAGCAACCTACAGCGACAGCAATTATATATTGAGCAAGACGCCATTCAGCGAATGCCCAAAGCGATGGCAGCGAAGAAGCGCCTATCTGACATTAATTCTAACGTTGAGGTTGTAGGCAAAGTGATGGACGTCAGAGTAGATGAACTGGAAGAACTGGTTCAGAACGCAGACTTGATCATGGATGCAACAGATAATTTTGATACCCGGCTATTAATAAATGATATGTCTCAGAAGTATCGTATTCCGTGGATTTACGGAGGATGTGTGGGCAGTTATGGTATTACCTACACGTTTCTGCCTGGAGAAACGCCTTGTTTAAACTGTTTGTTGGGAGAGGTTCCGTTAGGTGGGGATACCTGTGATACATCAGGCATTATCCCTCAGGCGGTGCAGATGGTTACCGCTAATCAGACTGCCGAAGCAATGAAGCTTCTCAGTGGTAATTCAGGTGCACTGAGACGCAAGTTGTTATCATTCGATGTGTGGAGAAATGAATACATATCCATTAACGTCGACGGTGCCCGAAAAGAAGATTGTCCTTCCTGCGGTGTAAAGTCTAACTATCCGTACCTCTCTGCCTCAAACCTGGAAAAAACAGACGTATTATGTGGTAGGGATACGGTACAGATTCGCCCTTCACGGCGAATGAATCTGGATTTACAACATACGGCTGATCGTCTCGGCAAGTTGGATGAAGGCAAAGTGGAGGTTAATCCATTTTTGGTTTCTTTTACAACGGGAGCGCACAGGATGGTCATTTTTCAGGATGGTCGTGTCCTTGTTCATGGAACAAAAGACACGGCAGAGGCGCGTACGCTGGTTCACCGGTACTTTGGTTAG
- a CDS encoding alpha/beta hydrolase yields the protein MTDSRYLKRTIVKEEIESRYLGEKRTLRIYLPPGYNELLSYPVVYCQDGEEFFNFGRIATTANRIILDEGAEPFIIVGVQVDVSVRTQEYAPFGDRFKAYTSCFAEEIIPYVEEKYPVRRSPQERVLAGDSLGGSVSLHLALLYPDLFTRVISMSGAYYSASQEIYAAAEDLSWLSIWMIVGLQETAFEADTGTYDFVQLNRDTRDLLEKRGALVSYQEKDGHHQWGFWQNELPEALLYFLQEN from the coding sequence ATGACGGATTCCCGCTATTTGAAACGCACGATTGTAAAGGAAGAGATTGAGAGCCGCTATCTCGGAGAGAAGCGCACATTACGAATTTATCTTCCCCCAGGCTATAACGAATTGTTATCTTACCCTGTCGTATATTGTCAGGACGGTGAAGAATTTTTCAACTTTGGACGTATCGCCACCACTGCCAACCGCATCATTCTCGACGAGGGAGCCGAACCTTTCATTATAGTAGGAGTTCAGGTTGACGTGTCTGTAAGAACTCAGGAATACGCCCCTTTCGGCGATCGGTTCAAGGCGTATACCTCATGCTTCGCTGAAGAGATTATTCCCTATGTAGAAGAGAAATATCCTGTGCGCCGCTCTCCGCAGGAACGTGTTCTTGCCGGAGACTCACTGGGTGGCAGCGTTTCACTTCATCTTGCTCTACTCTATCCAGACCTGTTTACACGTGTCATCAGCATGTCTGGGGCTTACTACTCCGCTTCCCAGGAGATCTACGCTGCAGCTGAAGACTTGTCCTGGTTATCGATCTGGATGATTGTTGGTTTGCAGGAGACTGCCTTTGAAGCCGATACCGGCACATATGATTTTGTTCAATTAAACCGGGATACCCGTGATTTGCTGGAAAAACGAGGTGCGCTTGTCTCCTATCAGGAGAAAGACGGGCATCACCAATGGGGATTCTGGCAGAACGAGCTGCCGGAAGCATTGCTTTACTTTCTTCAAGAAAATTAA